A single region of the bacterium genome encodes:
- a CDS encoding isoprenylcysteine carboxylmethyltransferase family protein, translating into MEPEAAFSPKPPIVYAGGLLLGFAAAFVVDASFAADSTLRLGSGLALIAFGVALVGVCELAYRNRGEDMNPDVATSQLVASGPFQRSRNPVYLGMTAIHLGIGIAADNGFIVVSGIAVHIWIAWIVVPAEERYLNAKLGEEYADYCARVRRWL; encoded by the coding sequence ATGGAACCCGAAGCCGCCTTCTCACCCAAGCCTCCGATTGTCTACGCGGGCGGACTGCTGCTGGGATTCGCCGCAGCGTTCGTCGTCGACGCGAGCTTTGCCGCAGATAGCACCCTGCGCCTCGGCTCCGGACTGGCCTTGATCGCATTCGGAGTCGCGCTGGTCGGGGTATGCGAACTCGCCTACCGGAATCGGGGCGAAGACATGAACCCCGACGTCGCGACCTCCCAACTCGTGGCGTCGGGCCCGTTCCAGCGCTCGCGCAACCCGGTCTACCTGGGCATGACTGCGATCCACCTGGGCATCGGCATCGCCGCCGACAACGGATTCATCGTGGTCTCCGGAATCGCCGTGCACATCTGGATTGCTTGGATCGTCGTACCCGCCGAAGAACGCTATCTGAACGCGAAACTGGGCGAGGAATACGCAGACTATTGCGCGCGGGTGCGGCGTTGGCTGTGA